The genomic region TAATAAAGGGCAACTAACCGATGCCGGACAATTGATACAGGGAAAAGTTGCTGGGCTGGCGGTTACCAATGCTAATGGAGATCCTACAGCAACAAGCTCAATCAAATTAAGAGGAAACAATACGCTATCTGGTGCATATTCAGACCCTCTGGTACTTATCGACGGTATACCAGGAGCTTTAAACACGGTTGCTCCAGAAGACATCGAAACCATAGATGTTTTAAAAGATGGATCTGCCGCAGCAATATATGGTGTTAGGGGAACGAATGGCGTCGTTTTAATTACTACAAAAAGAGCGAAAGGTGCGAAGATAAATACGGTAGAATATTCTGGATATGTAAGCACTGCCAAGATTGCCAGAGAACTCGATTTTTTAAGTGCAGGACAGTTTCGGGAATTATATCCGGAATCAGATTTAGGGGCCAGTACCAACTGGCTGGACGAAATCACCAGAACCCCTATAACCCATGTGCATAATATTACGCTTAGAGGAGGCAGTTCACAAACCAATTATATTGCAAACATTAATTATAATTCACAGCAAGGCATCTTTTTAAAGTCAGATAACCAAACCTTTAGAGGACGCTTAGAAGTAAATCACAAGATGTTTGACGATAAATTGCATCTGCGATTTTCTTTATTAGGAAGAGAGAATAAATATACCTCTACCGGAGCAGGAAGTAGCTTTAGGCCCTGGATCTACTATCAGGCTATGCGTTATAATCCCACAGCACCTATTAAAAACGAAGATGGAAGTTGGTATCAGAACATCAGTAAATTAGGATACGAAAACCCGCTTTCCCTAATTAAAGAATCTGACGGAAATGTAAAAACTTCTGAAATGCGTTACGTTGGAACAGTAACCTATAATCCTATAGAAGCGCTTACGCTAAATGGTAACTTCTCGTTGACAAGGGAGCCAAGCACCAACGGTTATTCTGAAACTTTAAATCACGTTTCCAATATAAGGGATGGTTTTGCGGGCTACTCCAACATAGGAGGCTATACTGATACCGATAGGCAAATAGAGTTAACCGCAACCTATGATAAAGATTTGGAAAATCATGAGTTCTCAGTGCTTTTAGGGTACAGCTACTTAAGTAATGAAAGCGAATGGTATGGTATGAATAATTTTGGATTTCAGGACGATTATTTTGGTGGATGGCATAATATAGGCGTTGGAAATGCGCTTCAGGAAGGTTTTGCAGGAATGAGTTCTGGAAAATTCAAAAAAAATCTGATTAGTTTCTTTTCTCGTGTCACCTATTCCTATAAAGATAGATACCTGCTTATGGCCAGTATCAGACATGAAGGTGCAAGTCAGCTCTGGGGAACCAACAATGCCTGGGGAACTTTCCCTGCAGCTTCTATTGGTTGGAAAATCACAAATGAAGAATTTATGAGTAACCAGAATCTTTTTAATGAAATTAAATTGAGAGCAGGCTATGGGGTGACCGGTTCCCAACCAGCAGATTCTTTTTTAGGTATAGGAATGCTTAAATATGGAGATTATGCCTATGTAAATGGTCAATGGTTAAGAACTGTTGTTCCTGCCTCTAACCCTAATCCCGATTTAAAATGGGAAGAAAAAAGAGAAACCAACCTTGGGGTGGATTTCTCACTTAAAAACGGTCGGCTTTCGGGTTCAATAGATGCTTACGAACGCAATGTGGTAGGCCTTTTATATTCTTACAACGTTTCTATGCCTCCTTACCTATATCCTACGATAATGGCCAACGGTGGGAATATGGTAAATCGCGGAATTGAAGTTTTGATTAATACTACACCTGTAGAAACCGAAGATTTTAGTTGGAATAGTACCATTACCTATTCTGTTAACGAAAATAAATTGAAAAGCCTAAATGGCAGTGTATTCAAAACCGATTACGACTTTTTTGATACAGGAGATGTTTATTACGAAGGACAAACGACAAGGTCCCATCGTGTCCAGGTAGGACAATCTATAGGAAATTTCTATGGATTCAGAGTAACAGATGTAGATCAGGATGGAAAATGGATATATGAAGATGCCAATGGGAATCCCGTAGCTTACGATGATTTTAGCCATGCTCCGGAAGACCGCCATTATATAGGTAATGGTATCCCTAAATGGTACGCCGGTTTCAATAACACTTTCCGTTATAAAAACCTGGATTTAACGGTAAATATGAGAGGGGCGTTTAATTTCCAGATTATAAATGAAGCTAGAATGAACTTTGAAGGTACTCAAAACGGATATAGGGACAATCGTCTTTCTTCGGTTACTGATAAAGTATTCGGAAAAACAACGCTTAGCCCAGAAGTACAGGCAGAATATAATAGTTACTATGTTGAAGATGGAGATTACTGGAAAATCGATAATATCGCTTTAGGGTATACTATAGATAAATTTAATACTGAAATTATCAAATCTCTAAGGGTATATGGATCGGTGAATAATGCATTTACGATAACCGGCTATAATGGTATCGATCCAGAAGTAAATACTTCAGGATTAAACCCGGGAATAGATCGAAGGGAGAAATTCCCCACCGTAACCACTTTTACTTTAGGTCTTAGTGCCAGATTTTAAAATTAAAAAGCAATTCTAATGAAAACTAAAAAAATAAGTATAGCCATTGGTATTTTACTGATAATGTTTAACATATCCTGTACCGAACTTTATGATGATAGCTATGGCAGTGTAGTAAGCGAAAATTTTAATCCTGAATCAGAAGATGATATTAGCGCATTGGTAAATGCTGCCTATGTTCCCTGGCGTAAAACAATGCTCTTATGGAATGGCGTGGTTAGAGCTCAGGAATTAAGTGCAGATCAGGATGTAATTCCTGCACGTATTGGAATAGGATGGATCGATGGATATATTTATAAAAGATGGCATCAACATACCTGGACCACCAACGATGATAGTGTTTACCAATCCTGGAGCAGGACTTTTGAAGGGATAAATACCGTAAACCGATTATTATATCAAATTGATCAGGGCGTTATCGTTTTACCTGATGGAGATACCCAAAATGCCTTAATATCTGAGTTAAAAGTACTAAGGGCGTCATATTACTATATTTTAGTAGATCTTTATGGCAATGTTCCTATTGTAACCGATTACAGCGACACAAGTTTACCACAACAGTCCAAGCGTTCTGAAGTTTTTGATTTTATCATTGAAGAAATTACAAATAATATCGACAATTTATCTGAAGAAGCCAGAGGCTATTATTATGGACGAATGAATAAATGGGTTGCCCACACCCTACTTGCTAAAATGTACCTTAATGCAGAGGTTTGGAAAGGAGAGGCAATGTGGCAAAAATGTATCGAAGAATGTAATGCGGTAATGGCCTCCGGAAACTATAATCTAGAAGCTAATCAAAAAAATGTATTCATTACCGAAAATCAAGATTCCAGAGAAATAATTTTTGCGCTACCCATGGACGAAAAATATGTAACTGACTGGAATGCCTTCGATTTCCATATGTACACATTAGCGCAAGAAAATCAACAAACCTACGATATGGCATACGCGCCCTGGGGTGGTGTTTGTGCAACCCCTCAGTTTATAGATTCTTTTAATCCTAATGATAAAAGGTTAAAAGAAAATTATATAAAAGGGCAACAATATGCTTTATCGGGAGAGGAATTATCTATAAACTACACCAACTCGGTGCCTTCTATCGACGAATCTGATAAAGACGATGGCTATCGCTGGGGTAAATTTGAATATAAAATAGGTAGTACCAACCGACTTGGTAATGATTTTCCTGTATTTAGATACGCAGATATTTTACTAATGAAAGCTGAAGCTTTAATGCGTTCAGGGCAGTCTGGCGCAGGAGAACTAGTTAGCGAAGTTAGGATGAGAGATTTTGATTCAGCTCAGGAAGCCACAGTTACCGATGCGGAACTTAACATGGGAAGTAACTACGATTACGGACGTAGAGATAGCTATTCCCAGACCTTTGAAGGCGGTTCAAATATTACTTATGGTCGGTTTTTAGATGAACTTGGATGGGAGTTTTGCCAGGAAGGAAGACGCCGACAGGATTTGATAAGATTCGGAGTTTTTACTACAAAATCCTGGTTTTCTCATGATGCCTCAGATATCAATAAGCAATTATATCCTATCCCATACGATGTTATGCTTACCAATAGTAATCTGAAACAAAATCCTGGGTATAGCGAATAATCCAAAAAATAAAACTAATCTAAAGCATCTGTTTTTAAAAAAATGGATGCTTTTTGAGATTATATTTTTTTAAAAATCTATAGGAATCATGGTTTTTAAAACCACATATTCTTTCTAAAAAACCAGACCTTCAAAGCTTTTAAATTGAGCGGCCTGTTAGTAAGTATGGGAATGTGAAGAATCTCCCTCTATTTAAAGATTAAAAATTAAGCTAAAGTAAATCCTACTATTTTATATCCTGAAAACGAAAGCAGGCTTCCAAAATTAAAAGCCCGATTTTCAAGTTGAAAATCGGGCTTTAACTATTCATAAATAGTACTATTATCTCTTCTTATATTCCTCTTCTTTTTTCTCATAGTACTTTTTTAGCGTAAAAAAGGCCTTCTTTTTATTTCCTTTATCGTCTATTAAACCTTTGCGGTTCCAGCCCTCCTGATATTTAGGATTGTTACGCTTTGGGGATCTAAAATCTACCAGAATCCATGGAGACAAGCCCGTAAAATTCTCTGGCATATTTTCCATCATTTTAAGGGTTTCTTCAAAATACCATTCCTGAAACTCTTCACTCCATCTGGTTTCTTTATCAGCATGAAATCCTCCTTTTGCACCTGCTCCTGTTTCACTAAAAAACAGGGGTTTATCATAAGCTGTTTCCCATTTTGATTTTACTTTAGCGTGAGGTAAATCACCATACCAACCTAAATATTCATTTACAGAAACAATATCTGTATATTCCCCAAGAGGATCATCGATATAATTTCTACCACGATTATAACCAACTTCTAATGCCGCTGAAATCAATCGTGTATCATCCTTTTCTTTAGCATGCATCACCAAACTTTTCATGAATTTAGTTCTGGCTTCACTAACCGGAGTTTCGTTACCAACAGACCAGATTATTACAGAGGCTTTATTTTGATCTCTGATAATCATTTCATCCAATTGTTTTTTAGCTTTTTCTAAAACCTCATCATTCTTAAAATCAATGGTCCAGTACACCGGAATTTCGCTCCAAACCAAAAGCCCCAAAGAATCTGCCGCACGTGTCATATATTCGTTATGCGGATAATGTGCCAGGCGAACCATATTAACGTTTAAATCTTTAGCCCAACCAAAAAGCTTATCTGCATCTGCACTATTTTTAGCTCTACGAATTTCAGGAGCTATTTCTTCGTGAATACTAATTCCGCGCATAAAGATTTCCTTACCGTTAAGCAACACATCTTTACCAGAAACTTCCACCTTTCTAAATCCGATTTTATCGGTTAAAGTATGTTCTCCCAACGTAAACATTACTTTGTAAAGCTTTGGATTTTCTGGTGACCATAACTCTAATTTTTTCGCTTCCAAATCAAAAGAGCCTTCAGAATCACGAATATCCACATTCTCTTTAAATCCAATTTCTGGAATTTCTATCGTTATTTTTTCTTCAGCAGCAGTAGTATTTAATTTGAAGTAACCCGAAATATTAAATCTCTTACGCTTTAAAGATTTTTCTATATCCTGTGACTGTTTTAAGTGTATCGCGTATTGCTGAATGAAATTTTGTGGCGTAATTATTAGTTTGACATCACGGGTTATTCCGCCGTAATTCCACCAATCAGTATTTAATGTAGGAACTTCGTCTGCATAGCGTTTATTATCTACTTTAACCACCAAAAAATTACCTTTATCTTTCAGCATTCCTGGTGATATTTCAAAATTAAACGGTGTAAATCCGCCTTTATGCATTCCCAGCTTTTTGCCATTTAAATATACATGAGCCTCATAATTTACCGCACCGAAGTATAAAAAAATGCGTTCATTTTCATCTAGTTTCGGCTTATCAAATTCTCTTTGATACCAAACGGTACCTTCATAATACTTAAACACATCGTCCTGCGAATTCCAATCTCCGGGAACCTGAATGCTGTAATCATTATTGTAACCATGCTCTTTTCGATCGGTTTTTCCATGGGGTTCCGGATTGTTCCAATAAGCTTCAGCATCTTTTTCACCTTTCTCCTTATATCTATAATCATAAAAACCGGTTTCATAAGGATCGATAATGTAATGCCAGGTGCCGTTTAAAGAAACCTGTTTACGATTCTGGGTATTAACAATCAAATTTTCCTGAGCAAATGCAGTAACAGCGCATAATACTAAAAATGTAACAAAAATTTTTTTAAATATCATTTAAAACAGAATTTGGTTATAATACTTTTTAGGTCTAAAAAATAAAAAAACTAAAAAGATAAATGTAAATTTTACATTTACTAATATAATAAAATTATTGAATTCGCAATCGATATATTTTTTAGAGATTACGTATTGATTATGTAGAGAAGTAGTAGGAAAAATCAAGAATCTCGGGACAAGCCTTTTGAGGTGTAAAAAGAATAACCTTTTCTACAATTTCGAGGCAAGCAACGGTGTCTTATACACTTTTAGCGGTACCAATAAAGATTTGAAGGTCATTTGTTTAATTTCCTGGAAGGGTAATAATCAAAAAACTCCTGCCAAATTATCAGCAGGAGTTCCCGGTAGACTTTACAACTAGGAGCTATGACAAAAATTTTGCTAAAGCTTCAGCTATCTCATCGTCTCCTTTACTCATTTCGATTACTTTGCCATAGGTTTTCGAATCTTTTAGCACCTCTAAAACTGTTTCTGCTACAGCTTGCCTTGGAATTTTAGAATTTACTTTATCCGGATTACTGGTCATTATTACTTTCCCGGCTTCATCATCATCAGTTAAAGTTACCGGACGTAAAATGGTGTAATCCAACGTACTTCTTTTCAGCTCTAAATCGGCATAATGTTTTGCCGTATAATAAGGCTTCATTCCATCTACTTTTCCCCAATACGAGCGATCGTCACTATGTGAAGCGCTTACCATTACAAAACGTTTAACGCCATGTTTATCGGCTTGATTAATGGACTTAATTGCACCATCCAAATCTATCTCTATGGTTTTATCATCACCGGTTTTCCCGCCAGAACCTGCGCTAAATACCACAGCATCATAATTTTTAATCACTTCGCCAATGGCTTCAGGAGTATTTTCTAAACTTTCTACAACTGTATTTACGCTCATTTCTTCAAAAATCGGTTGTTGCTCTTCTTTTCTAATAAAGGCGGTAGGTTCAAAATCTTCAGAAGCACTCATCGCTTTTGCTATGCGTTGTCCAACTTTTCCGTGTGCTCCAATAATTAAAACTTTCATATCAATTTTTCTTTTTCGTTTATTCTCAAGTTAGGTCTTCCTGAAAGATATTAGACTTAAAATTCTATTAAAACTAAGTTTAACTAATTATAGGTTGAGTTTACCATGCAAATCACCTTCCAGTGATAAAACAAATGAAGATAAAATACATTACAGCGAATACTATTTTATACGGTAGCGCTAAATATTATTTTTTATTATATTTAAAGGCCTATGAAGCGAATACTATTTGACAGACTAGATAATTGGTTCAACACTACCATAGTATTTATTTCTATAGCGCTATTATTTACTTCTGCTATTTTTGGAGAACGTCTTGGGGTTTATGAAATTATTATTGATAAAGCTTTCTTTATTTTCCAGCTGATATTTTTTGGGAAATATTTTATTCATAAACGCACGGTAAATTGGAACAAAGCCGGAATAAACATTCGGCTAAAATGGTTTAAAGATGCAAACATTCCATTTTCAAAGGTAGCATCCTGTACCTACCATAACGAAACCCTGGAAGTTATAAAAACAAATGCTAAAAGATATCAATTTGATTTATCTCAAGTTCATCCTGATGATAAAGAAAAATTAGTTGAAATTTTTAAGCGGTATACACCGAATCATAAATTCAAATTTGTTTAAAATCTAAATCATTTTAAAATTATCAGAATATGTTGGTCTTTACAGAATTGCTTATATTAACTCTATAAATAACTTTAACAAGTTATTTTTTCAATCCGATTTAAATACTCAAAAAAGTATTATAAAGATTTATTTTAAAATTAGATTTTGAAAAAAAATTTAGCTACCCTCATTATAGTTTGCCTTGTCTTAAGTTCATGTAAAGAAGAAAAAAAGTATTCAGACTATAAAAAAGATGATTTTTACGAAGTTCAAGGTATTGTTACTCATGCGCCACCTACAGATGATCCTTTTGACCTTTCTGTTGCAAAAGATGTGCATTATGAATATTTCATTAATCGCGAGAAACCGCTTAAAGGAATTGAAGAAAAT from Zunongwangia profunda SM-A87 harbors:
- a CDS encoding SusC/RagA family TonB-linked outer membrane protein — encoded protein: MSRYTLALLVVMLVCFNHEAQAKIVDFSHQNVQEPITGKVTSENDGMPLAGANIVVKGTQIATSTDFDGNYTLDAPEGSILVVTYVGFATQEIAVGKDRVVNISLQEDTNALEEIVLIGYGKQKAGDVTSAVANVKAEDFNKGQLTDAGQLIQGKVAGLAVTNANGDPTATSSIKLRGNNTLSGAYSDPLVLIDGIPGALNTVAPEDIETIDVLKDGSAAAIYGVRGTNGVVLITTKRAKGAKINTVEYSGYVSTAKIARELDFLSAGQFRELYPESDLGASTNWLDEITRTPITHVHNITLRGGSSQTNYIANINYNSQQGIFLKSDNQTFRGRLEVNHKMFDDKLHLRFSLLGRENKYTSTGAGSSFRPWIYYQAMRYNPTAPIKNEDGSWYQNISKLGYENPLSLIKESDGNVKTSEMRYVGTVTYNPIEALTLNGNFSLTREPSTNGYSETLNHVSNIRDGFAGYSNIGGYTDTDRQIELTATYDKDLENHEFSVLLGYSYLSNESEWYGMNNFGFQDDYFGGWHNIGVGNALQEGFAGMSSGKFKKNLISFFSRVTYSYKDRYLLMASIRHEGASQLWGTNNAWGTFPAASIGWKITNEEFMSNQNLFNEIKLRAGYGVTGSQPADSFLGIGMLKYGDYAYVNGQWLRTVVPASNPNPDLKWEEKRETNLGVDFSLKNGRLSGSIDAYERNVVGLLYSYNVSMPPYLYPTIMANGGNMVNRGIEVLINTTPVETEDFSWNSTITYSVNENKLKSLNGSVFKTDYDFFDTGDVYYEGQTTRSHRVQVGQSIGNFYGFRVTDVDQDGKWIYEDANGNPVAYDDFSHAPEDRHYIGNGIPKWYAGFNNTFRYKNLDLTVNMRGAFNFQIINEARMNFEGTQNGYRDNRLSSVTDKVFGKTTLSPEVQAEYNSYYVEDGDYWKIDNIALGYTIDKFNTEIIKSLRVYGSVNNAFTITGYNGIDPEVNTSGLNPGIDRREKFPTVTTFTLGLSARF
- a CDS encoding RagB/SusD family nutrient uptake outer membrane protein, with protein sequence MKTKKISIAIGILLIMFNISCTELYDDSYGSVVSENFNPESEDDISALVNAAYVPWRKTMLLWNGVVRAQELSADQDVIPARIGIGWIDGYIYKRWHQHTWTTNDDSVYQSWSRTFEGINTVNRLLYQIDQGVIVLPDGDTQNALISELKVLRASYYYILVDLYGNVPIVTDYSDTSLPQQSKRSEVFDFIIEEITNNIDNLSEEARGYYYGRMNKWVAHTLLAKMYLNAEVWKGEAMWQKCIEECNAVMASGNYNLEANQKNVFITENQDSREIIFALPMDEKYVTDWNAFDFHMYTLAQENQQTYDMAYAPWGGVCATPQFIDSFNPNDKRLKENYIKGQQYALSGEELSINYTNSVPSIDESDKDDGYRWGKFEYKIGSTNRLGNDFPVFRYADILLMKAEALMRSGQSGAGELVSEVRMRDFDSAQEATVTDAELNMGSNYDYGRRDSYSQTFEGGSNITYGRFLDELGWEFCQEGRRRQDLIRFGVFTTKSWFSHDASDINKQLYPIPYDVMLTNSNLKQNPGYSE
- a CDS encoding glycoside hydrolase family 2 protein; its protein translation is MIFKKIFVTFLVLCAVTAFAQENLIVNTQNRKQVSLNGTWHYIIDPYETGFYDYRYKEKGEKDAEAYWNNPEPHGKTDRKEHGYNNDYSIQVPGDWNSQDDVFKYYEGTVWYQREFDKPKLDENERIFLYFGAVNYEAHVYLNGKKLGMHKGGFTPFNFEISPGMLKDKGNFLVVKVDNKRYADEVPTLNTDWWNYGGITRDVKLIITPQNFIQQYAIHLKQSQDIEKSLKRKRFNISGYFKLNTTAAEEKITIEIPEIGFKENVDIRDSEGSFDLEAKKLELWSPENPKLYKVMFTLGEHTLTDKIGFRKVEVSGKDVLLNGKEIFMRGISIHEEIAPEIRRAKNSADADKLFGWAKDLNVNMVRLAHYPHNEYMTRAADSLGLLVWSEIPVYWTIDFKNDEVLEKAKKQLDEMIIRDQNKASVIIWSVGNETPVSEARTKFMKSLVMHAKEKDDTRLISAALEVGYNRGRNYIDDPLGEYTDIVSVNEYLGWYGDLPHAKVKSKWETAYDKPLFFSETGAGAKGGFHADKETRWSEEFQEWYFEETLKMMENMPENFTGLSPWILVDFRSPKRNNPKYQEGWNRKGLIDDKGNKKKAFFTLKKYYEKKEEEYKKR
- a CDS encoding SDR family oxidoreductase yields the protein MKVLIIGAHGKVGQRIAKAMSASEDFEPTAFIRKEEQQPIFEEMSVNTVVESLENTPEAIGEVIKNYDAVVFSAGSGGKTGDDKTIEIDLDGAIKSINQADKHGVKRFVMVSASHSDDRSYWGKVDGMKPYYTAKHYADLELKRSTLDYTILRPVTLTDDDEAGKVIMTSNPDKVNSKIPRQAVAETVLEVLKDSKTYGKVIEMSKGDDEIAEALAKFLS